The Metabacillus schmidteae genome has a segment encoding these proteins:
- the xerS gene encoding tyrosine recombinase XerS — translation MATESQQQHYKKLQVLLKELPWYVEEYIDHKRRKLSAASLLNYCHDYKIFFNWIMSEQLYSGNIKNIPLDLLETLTVQQVEGFLYVLQYELHNKEITVNRKLSALKSLFNYLQNIAETRDLKPYIQRNVMAKIEFNELKDSMETIANKIEGKILLGDEYENFRRFIAHDYGELNKENKKLFNFYKLNQERDTAIVSLILGSGLRLSEVVNLDLDDIDFSKFTARVIRKGNKEQFVFFSKIAMDDLQVYLKIRENRYKVEKNNKALFVAAPMGPKGKSRRLTARSIEKLIEKYAAAFGKPSLSVHKLRHSFATRYHSEINDVPKLRRQLGHSSIQTTMIYTHIRNDDLKSAVDRMDMPKDQIE, via the coding sequence ATGGCTACGGAATCACAGCAACAGCATTATAAAAAATTACAAGTTCTACTTAAAGAATTACCTTGGTATGTTGAAGAATACATTGATCATAAACGCAGAAAACTTTCTGCGGCATCATTACTTAATTATTGCCATGATTATAAAATTTTCTTTAATTGGATCATGTCAGAGCAACTTTACTCTGGTAATATAAAAAATATCCCATTAGACCTTCTCGAAACATTAACAGTTCAGCAAGTTGAAGGCTTTTTATATGTATTACAGTACGAACTACATAACAAAGAAATAACCGTTAATCGCAAATTATCAGCTTTAAAGTCCCTATTTAACTACTTGCAAAACATTGCTGAAACGCGTGATCTTAAGCCTTATATACAAAGAAATGTTATGGCAAAAATTGAGTTTAATGAGCTTAAAGACAGCATGGAAACGATCGCAAACAAAATTGAAGGGAAAATTCTTCTCGGAGATGAATATGAAAACTTCCGCAGGTTCATTGCTCATGATTATGGTGAGCTAAATAAGGAAAATAAAAAGTTATTTAACTTTTATAAACTCAACCAGGAACGCGATACAGCTATTGTTTCATTAATTTTAGGCTCAGGTCTCCGTCTATCTGAGGTTGTGAACCTTGATCTTGACGACATTGATTTCAGCAAGTTTACAGCACGTGTTATTCGTAAAGGAAATAAAGAGCAATTCGTTTTCTTCAGTAAAATTGCCATGGATGATCTTCAGGTATACTTAAAAATAAGAGAAAATCGCTATAAAGTCGAGAAAAACAATAAAGCATTATTTGTAGCAGCACCAATGGGTCCAAAAGGAAAATCAAGACGCTTAACAGCAAGATCAATCGAAAAACTAATTGAAAAATATGCTGCAGCATTCGGAAAACCATCATTATCTGTACACAAATTAAGGCATTCATTTGCAACAAGGTATCATTCTGAAATCAATGATGTGCCAAAGTTAAGAAGACAACTGGGACATTCATCGATTCAAACGACGATGATTTATACGCATATACGAAATGATGATTTAAAAAGTGCTGTAGATCGTATGGATATGCCGAAGGATCAGATAGAGTAA